A window of Calypte anna isolate BGI_N300 chromosome 5A, bCalAnn1_v1.p, whole genome shotgun sequence genomic DNA:
GCACAAATACTCCAAGGAACTAAAAGCCATGCAAATGACCCTATGTTCCTCTGCTACATCCTTGCTGAAGCACTTTGCTGTTTTTCCCATTTAAGGTGTCAGCGCCATCAAGCCCACAAGACCACTTGTGTAGTGGTCTGGAAGACACCTTGCACAGCAGAGCCATAATCTTGGTAGGAATCCGGAAGTGCTAccataaagcaaataaattatcAATCGTTATTTTTATGTATCTGGGAGCCTTCTCTAAATAGGTCTTAATATTATTACAGTGTTGAGCACAGGCTGAAATGAGATGATACTACACTTGGCTGGCATCTATTGCTGTGGAAACACAGGTAAAAAATCACTTAATAGCTCTCCAGTAACAATGAATATTCATTAATATGACACAGACACTTGATACACACAAATACTTGATTTGAAAATAAGGAATTAAAAGAGTTATTAAGGTTAAAGAGCAATAGAGGAAATTCAGCTACCAAAAGAGCTGTTCTGGGATCAGCCCGTAACTTGTACGTGCATGGATAAGCACAGGTGGACTGAtattttctacattattttaCATACCAGCAGGCTGTGGGCTCAGCCTTCCCTCCACAAGCTCTGTTACCTGGAAATGTCCTGATTATTCATAgttcagtttttctgctgtCCTACAAGAGCAGTTTTgctctgctgtgtgctgctgcttgtaCTCTTATCATGTATTGTCCTCTCTCCAGTAATGTTGACCTAATGAGAAGTGGAAGGGCAACCTTCTGCAGGCTTTTGGGAAAGAAGCTATCATTGATCACACATTCTTTGTCTCTATTAAAATGATCACTGGTCATGATAACTGTTCTGTTGTAACCTCTGAATATCTCTGTCCTCTGAGCTGTGATACTGGAGTCAAGTTTCTCAGGGATGTTTCATGAAGGTTTCTTTGCAGGAGTGGTTTGAGAAAGTGACCTGAGCTGTGTGTGCTCTGTGTTATGAGTAGGTCAGGAGGGAGACAACGCAGTACATGGAGTGAGGCAAGGAAGGAGATGAGAAGCAGACATGTCCAAAGGCAGTGGCAACACTGCAAGACCAAGTAGTCCCACTGCTTGATGATGGGCAAGACAAATCCTGTGAGATCTCTCCCACCGTGTCCTGCTGGTCTCCTTTTGGTGCAGGTAGAAGCTGCAGGCTCTCAGAAGAGCTGAGTGCCTCAGGGACAGAGAAGTGGTTGGGAAATAGCAGCCACCCTTCTAACAGAGAAGTGAGACATGCATCCTCCAAACCCAGTGTTGCTCTCAGCAGGAGGGTACCACACCAGGCCATGCACCACCTTGCTCCCTTTCTGGAGAGGGTCTCCCAGGTTAGTAATGACACCAAATAAATTATGGCAGAAACTGAAGCAAACCAGGTGGAGAAGTAGAgtgctattttaatttctaaccCAGCAGTGTAATGGTAAATAGGAAAGTGAATCAACCCATTGGGCTGCTGTTTCAGGCCACTTGGTGAGGAGGGTTAACTGCGTATTGCCTAAATTAGAAGCAGATGAACCACATCTGCCTTTGCCCTAAGCTAGCTTGACTGACTCTTCACAGCAGCACCGGGTGCAGACACGTGTAGGCACGTGTATAAGAGGGGTGACAGAGCTGAGCCAGGGACCCTGTCCTGcttcctcacagccttcccgGCAACAGTTTCCTCACCTTTGCAGGTGCAGAAGGCAGCCCTGAGCTGGCTGTGTGTCACCGGGCTCGTTGAATTTCTCACTACTAAATGGTAAAGTTCCTTTTTCTGCCTGGATTGGCTGGTTATGGTGGAGGAGGtctttggtgttttggtttgattggttgtttttgttttggtttggtttgttttttgcctttcctttctttttttctggaaacaatTACAATTCCATGCTTAGCCAGTGAATTGCTGTTTCAACCTAACAGGGcttattcttctttaaaaaaaaaagagtggcaGTGCTTACTTTTCTTAGACACCTAACTTGAGACTTTTCAAAGGCCCAGGAACGTTCTGCCTCAGTTCTTACTAATTTCAATACATTTTACATCCCTTGGCTGTATTCTTCAGTAACTTCAGCGGGACTGAAACAATTCACACCCTGTGAAATCGGCGTGTTTGGCCACAAAGAGCCTTCGCTGGGAGGGTGGGGCAGCTGTGCGggaacagaatcacagaaccgTTTGAGTTgaaaggactttaaagatcacccagtgcCAACGCCCCTGCTCGGGCAGGAACATcttccattagaccaggttgctccaagccccatccagcctggccctgaacactgcTAAGGGAGGGGGAGCGGCatcccagcttccctgggcaacctgctccagtgtctcatcaccctcacgGTAAAAAATCAGGTATTAACCTAAATCTACcgtctttcagtttgaaaccgtTACCCCTTGTCCAATCACGACATTCccttgtaagaagtccctccccagccagctTTCCcgcagccccttcaggtacttcAGGTGAGCGGTACAgtcccagcagctctgactcCCACCTCTCCCAGAACCACTCTGCCTCCGCCGCCTCCCCTCCCGTTCCCGGGCGGTCCGTGCCACCGGTGTGCCCTGTGCCCACGGGCCCCCCTCGGGCAGCGGCTGCCCCGCggagccgggccgggcggggcggggtggggtgggggctCCGGGGAGGCCTCCCGCCCGACACGCCCCCTCGGCGGGGCTCGCCTTTCCCAGCGCGGCGAAGCGAGGTCGGCAGAGCAGCCGGAGCCCGCTGCGGCGTAGCCCCGCTCCCCAtggcggcggtggcggcggtggcggcggggCGGTGGCGGCGAGGGGCTCGGCTGAGCGCGGCGGCGGCGCTGGCGCTGCTGTCCCTGGCGCTGGTGACGCTGACAGCCGGCCGCGGCGGTGGCGGTGAGGGGCGGCCGGCTTCCCCGCCACCGCTGCCGTCGGGCTTGCGGGAGGAGCTGCGGCAGAGACGGCGCGACCTGCAGCGCCtggcggcggcgggcggcggggagGAGGCGGCGGGCGGGCTGGGCTGCGGCGACCTGAGCCTGGCCAGCGGTGTCAGcgtgctgggctggggcttcACCAAGGTGGTGGCGCGGGCGGCGCTGGCGGGCGGCGGCGCCGTCGCCCTGAAGTCGGTGCACGGGGCGGGCCGGGAGGTGCGGCAGTGCGTGCAGCGGTACGGGGCGCCGGCCGGCTGCCGCCGCCTGGCCGCCTACAAGCTGCTGAAGGAGGTGACGCTGCTGAGGCGCCTGCAGCACCCCGGCATCGTCCAGGTACGCAGCGGCGGGCTGCGGGGTGGGCGCCCTCGGTGCGGAGGTTTTTCAGACGCGGCTGACGCGGCTCGGTGGGCGAGTCCGGCCGTGTTGCCTCTTGTGTTGCCCAGGCCGTCCCGGACCTGCTGGCACTGGCGGGGCATCGCTCTTGACAATCGCTCCTTCCCTCTCGGCAGCTGCACGGTCAATGCTATGATAATAGCGGAGATTCTGAGTTACGAGTCACAGCTATGCTGGAGCTGGGATCCCCCCTGGAGATGATTCAGCTTCTGCAGACCCCCTGGGAGGAGAGATTTAaagtaagaaaacaaagcaaagggaGCTTTATCAGTCGCTTTTAGACCGCAAACTGAGTAAATGCGAAGAGCCGCTTGTGACTGCTGGGGCAAACGGGATTGTCAGGCTGACACTGTTTGCTCCCGCAAATTGTCCTTAAATCATTTTGCTTTAACTCCTTTTAAATCACATTAGAATAGCCTTAGCCCAGAGTCTCGCTGTTATATCTCTTCTCTTTAAAGAGGTGTTAAAAGAGCTACATCTGAGAGGAAACGGCTACAAAAACCCTCTCAGGACTGGAGTGGTGTTTAATACCCAGTATTACTGTATATTTCTAGCTTCCCGTCTGTATTGCTCCCCTCCACAGAGGGACTTTCCTAGTGAGGCCCCTCAGCAGTCTGGGTCCGATTCAGGCTGGGTGTGATTCGGGAAAGCTGCCTCACCAAGCTGTGAGTGTTCTTTTCTGTGTATTATCAGTTACAGGCAGCGGGATGAGCAGCCTGTCTCTTACCACGTGTTTCTACGATGTTTCTGATCTTAGCCCTCTAGGTACTGCTGTACCAGAAACGCCACTAAATTGCTTTCCTCTTGCTGTAGGTCTGGGATCACATTCCTGTTAGTGAGATCTGCCTTGTCTCAAACATCGTGCATAGGGATTCTTCAGCTCCCCTGGAATATAAATGACTTATGACATGGCACTAGTTTTCGTTCTAGCTTGTGTTAGTTTGTTTGCCTCAAGGTTTCAGTTGGGAGTTCACCACTACTTAACTTGGTTCccaggaggaaagagaggatCAAGTAGAAGCATGGGTACCTTAATCAGAAATGCTTTGGGCaaaatggaaacagaacaaaagtcCCCAAATAAAATTCCTGCCTGCATGCAGTCCGCAATGTTGAAAAGGAGCATTGCTGTCCACACCAGAGGAGGAGTGGCAACCATGCTCACTCAGCTGCAGGATGTGAAGCCGGGATTCTTATGGTTGCTTCTCTCATCAGCTAAAACAATGTCAAATCTTCCAGAATAATTTCTCTTAACCTGTGGAGTTATGCTTTTGCTTACAAACTGTTTCATGCCGGCTTCTACATACCTTTCCCAGCACCTTGTCTTCTCAAATGTGCCAGAGTCTCTTTAGAGCTAGAAACCCATGATGCTGGATTAGCTGTTGTTGAGGTCTGGTGTAGTGTCATTAAGCTTTTCGCAATCTTTTGACTGATGAAGATACTAATTCAGAACTTACGCTGGCACTGTCTAGTCCTGTTTCCTAATTAGGGCATCTAAACGGATGGGATTCCCCTCTGGTGAGCCACATCAGATACCAGTGATCCTGAGAGCTGTTCCAAGTGAACAAACCCCTACGCCTGCACAGATCTCTATCACAGGGAGTGAGGGATGGCGTGGGTCTGCCTGGCACACCTACCTGACTGTAGAGTTTGTCTGGTGCCAGGGCTCCCAAAACCAAATGTAAcctgctgaagaaaaagctaACTTGAACAAAGTGCTAGTTCAGTATGAATGCACTCTTCTAGCTCTGTTTCgttaaaaaataatgtactaAGCTTTCTGTTGGATCAGGTACTGTCTGACCTTTCCTTGCTGTCATAAAGTTGATGTAAGAGCAAAAAATCTGGCAATAAATACATTGCATGCTTTGGCTAATTCCTCAGAAGCATGACTGTGTGCCCAAATTCATACTGCTGAGTGATGCAGCAAGGCATGAATCTGGTATTAATGACCGTGGAGCCTCAGTCTGTATGGAGCAGcatgggggaagggaggggaatgTATTAATTCTATGccagagtgggaaaaaaacagtctGATTTCAGCTACCAAATCAGTATAGCCCCTGAAACATGAAGGCTGCTATTGTTTTCCTCACAGCTTTCTCCTCTTGTTCCTCGAACTGCAGATGTCTTCTTTTGtatacatacatttaaaaaaaatgttgttaaaCTACTTACCAGTCAAATCCTGTGGCAATGTTGATAATAAATTTTGTAGCATACATATAATTACCTTTTAAGTACTGTATgcatttgtttggggtttttggttttggtttttttttttggcttttaatttCATTGAATGCCCTCCCCTGTGTTCTACTTCCAATTTAATAGctgtttttcatctgttttcccCATGCATattcatcttctctttctcagaTTTGCCTGAGTCTTGTGAAACTGCTGTTTTACTTGGCACATTCCCCCCTGGGTTCAATAGTCCTCTTGGATTTCCAGCCGAGGCAGTTCGTTATGGTGGATGGAAACCTAAAAGTGACAGACATGGATGATGCCAGCACTGAGGAGCTGTCATGCAAGGAAGATAATGACTGCACACTCGAGTTCCCAACAAAAAGCTTCCCTCTCAAATGCTCTGCAGTTGGGAAATGTGAaggaataaatgaaaagaagaatcTTTTCAATGCATATCGGTATGTCCAGCAAGATGGGAGAAAAACCTGGGGTGGATGATCTCACACACTGCCATGTAATCTCTAGCATCTTGTGTTTCTTCCATGAAGTGATTTCCCCTCACCTCTGTTGAAGGGTGCTAAGCATTGCTTTGAagacaatttattttccttataaGGCAGGAAAACAGTGTAGCTGTTGTCTGGTGAGAATGAAGGCATCTTTCTTATGCTGCTCCCTTTCCCCAGTGCCCTCTAGAAACTTTACCCAAAGATTCCACCTGTGAACATACTGTTTTCCAAACAAGCCCCTGGCACTTGACATCCATGGGCTGTGTTTGCTGAAAGCAGTGGCAGCATGGGCTGGCTGTCAAAACCCACCAGCTTGGTGCTCCTGTTATTGGGAAGAGTCTGGATAACTCTTCCCTTGAATTCCAAGTCTCCCTGTGGTCACCGTGGGCACCTGTGGAAGAAACAGGTAAAGAGCAAGGAGCTGACTGCAGCGCTTGGTGCAGTCTACCCACTAGAAGCAGGCTCACTTCCACTCACCACTGATGCTTGGCAGGCCATGTACTGGTGGCACTATTGGCAGCTGGAGATTTACACAGAAGGACCTAGTAAGGGAGCCTGACTTTGCAGGACTTGGTGTTAGAGGgcatatccttttttttttgtggggaatGCATTGCTTAGTGCACAAAAGTGGCCCCAGTGAGTGAAGGGAAGCTCTGTCCTGTGAGTCTTTGCTAGGTAAATTTACTAGGGAAATTAAGCAACTGTATTCTAATCAgtctgtgggatttttttgcagGTATTTTTTCACCTATCTTTTGCCACATTCTGCACCACCAGCTTTGCGGCCCTTTTTGAGCGATATTCTGAATGCAACAGGTAGCAGCTAACGTTCATAAACTTCTTTATTGGAAGCCTCTACATGGTATTTCATGGAATTACTCATCtttgaaatctttttctttaaatataggTGATTTAAGATATGGAATAAATGAAACCCTGAGAGCTTTTGAAAAGGTTTTACATCTATACAAGTCAGGGCTCTATCTGCAGAAAAGACCCCTTCTTCTAAAAGGTACATGCTTTTGCATGCTTTAAGTAACGTAACTACTGAAGGAGCAAGCAACTCAGTAATTAGTCAAATTCTGATCTCCCATACGTTCAGGCAGTGTGTAGTCACTGGGAATAGCACCGGAAGTATAGTTTTTGAGCAGCCTTTTTTTTATGGGACCTCTGCACAATTATATTGTTTTGCAAAGTAAATGCAGTGCAGACAATCTCGCCTTCACATGGATGTGTGTTTGCACTGCTTCTGAATGTTCTTCTTCAGTGTTTCAAGTGAATATATTTAGAATAGCTTAAGCAAGTAGACCAGAGTAGCAAACTGAAtgtctcctttctctctttggGGTCATTTTAGCCTGCAGACCAGTAAGTCAGCTTTTGGTGCTGATACTGAAATTTCCTGTTTCACTTGATGGCTTTTGACTGCTGAGCTCAGGCTGTGGGAGGGTACAGTGGGGAGGTGACAACCCCACTATTGAGTGTGGCCAAGCAGTTGGGGCCCTGGTGctttctacatttcttttttctgaagacCATCCTATTGAACCTCTAAATGAACGTTCATGAGGTGCATTCCTCTGAAAAGAGTCATTCTGTTTCCAGACTACATCTCCCTAAAGGGCTTCCGAACGGTGGAAGGAGAAGACTACAAGTGCTGGCCCTCCTATAGCCACCTGGGGTGCTTGCTCTCCATTCATGGTGCCGAAGAAGCCGCTGCAATTTGTAGCTCCCAATCTCAGTGTCAGAGTTTTATTGTCACCCAGCAGAGGACGTGGACAGGTGAGCTTGGGCAGGAGTGATGGGATGCTGCCATGTGGGGCCCCTACTTCTTCAGGCACAAGTGGGGATGTTGCTGCTGTCCTTTTTCATAGTGCCTCGAGTCTATCGATGCATATAAAGCTGTCTTATTTATTCTCAAAATCAGATGGGTGCAGCATTGGGCATCCAGCAACCCCCTGGAGTTACTTGTATTATATCGAAATTATATTCTCCTTCTGCACCTTCTTTCCTCTACAAATTTTGCACAGGACTGCTAGGTATTGTTACTTACCTCATGCAGAGATGGCTTCACTTTGGTGTTAGGCTAAACAGTTCCTGTGGGGTTTTTAGAGATGAAAGAAGCTGCATAAGGTTTCTATTTATAAGGTGGTTTCTATTGTTATAATTAAAAGAATCATTACAAGTTGTTATCCCCTTTATCAAAACCAAAGCCTCAAACCAATGGATTTCCAAAATGTCCCTGTAATTAGCTCTGATTACAGCCTCTTACAGTTAGCATGTTTTCAGAATTATTGTAAATGAGCTCATTTAGCTGACACTCCAATCATGGGCTAAATTGTTATTTATAAAGTGAAACACTAATGAGGTAAATAAGTGTTTTCACTCACAGTGGTGCTGAAGAACTGTGTCTTGTTGGCTGacatgatatttaaaaaaagaaccccaaaactACCAAAGGCACAGCGTTTCCACGGGTTCCTGTGCAATTGGCATGTGGCTAACTGGTGACATAAGAGCACTTCCACTGTTGGAACATAAATCTCTTTGAGCTGGTTCCACACCAGCAATGGATCATGTGAGTTGTGCCTAACACATTGCATCTGGCTTCCTCACGGAGTAGCTGTGAGTTGCTGTGCTGAGTGCCTCACACTCAAAACAGCAATGGGGATACAGAAACAGCACAATTCAGGACCCAAGACCCTTTCTGCAGCACCTGGCTGGGATGCTGATCCCTGCCACCCTGTACCGTGCCTGTGGTCTGTTAATGTTTCCCTTgctgaaatttttcttcctcacatttTTGCAGTGCATCTTTGCAGCCAAAGATGCCAAAAGTGTGTGACTGTCATGCCGACTGCCTAACTTTGCCAGTTGGATTAATGAGAGCTGTGGGAATATGCTAATCCTTCTGAGGGAAGCTTGGTAAAGCAAAACAAGATGTAAAAGCCTCCAAGGCCCACTTGTGTATTCCTTGTGTGCACTCAGTGAGCATCTGGAGATTCTGGGACTGTGAAACACATCTCTGGCAGGCTGGAGTGACCCTTGGCTGAGCAAGCAGTGTGTTCCTATGTCTTTTGCAAGAAATAGCATGGGTCAAGGTGAACCTGTCTCCTGtattaaatttacatttttatttcctttccaggACGCCCACTCGCCTCATTTCAGAGTAGCCCGACTGATTTAGTACCAGATGCTAACGCTGTAGTCTATATTAAAAGATCGGCCTCCTTAGGGGAGAGACTTTTAAGACAATGAGATCACATAATATGATCCTGGGAGGAACAAGCCATTGAGGAGAATTTTGTCTGCTGAAAAGAAtgacatattttattttgctttgggaTGGGATCTCCTTGCCAGCTCAGATAGAGTGAAATGCTTCTGTCTCCTTGATGAAATCTAAGATTTCTCACTGCAGCCCCGCTAGCTTCTTTATCTGTTCCCACACTGTTGTTCTGCATAAATGCTCCCAGTTTTAGTCAAATGTTGCTAGGTTGTGCAATATCTAGCCTTGCTGCTTTGTTAGCCAGCTTGTCAGCCAAGAAATACAAATAGCTGCAAGGGATCCAGTTTGGATAGGCTTAGTTTAGTCACCTCCAAATGCACCTTGGAGTAGGCAACAGccccttctgcagctgctgaccAGAATTTCATGTCACTGCAAATGTAAAGGACTGGATTTCAGTGATGGGGCCAAGGTTGTAGGGTTGGGGTCCATAACCAGAGGTTGATGATGGGGGTGGTCTTCCAAGGAGGGTCCTGATTTAGTTCCTtccagggcaggagagggagaTGGTGTATAGGTCAACTCTGGAACCAAATGTCTGGATGTTTGGATTCAGGTTTTGGGTTTGACCCTATGTGATTTGTAATGCCAGCTCCCATATATCAACCTTGAAGGTTTTTCTCTGTTACTTTCTGTGAAAGAGCAAGACATTCAGAATATTTATGTATAAGGCATTACTCTGTATGATAAAGAATGACTATGTTTATTCTAAGCATGCTGTgaatagtttttcttttagttttcaaaGTCATAACTGCAACCAAATGAAGAAATGTCATTGTTTCTCTCCTTTAGCTCACCTACCATTATTACCCACTCCTGAGGAGTGCTCTAAACTTTGAGTGCTCTAAGTAGTATACAAATGTGCCAAAGCCCCTTGGACACTTAGGTCTTGGAGTATGTTCCATGGTTGTGTTTGCAGGCTTACAGGTGTAGGAGAGACAGTCTGGTCCCAAAAGCCTCCTTCATCTGCTCTTAGCTAAAACTGTAGATGTGGTCTCTGAAAAATAGGGGAGGGTTAGTTTAATGTACTGTAAGAGATGGCAACATAATGTGCCACTCCTGGGAGTGCTTGGAAGCAGTGATCGTACGATCCCTCTTTCTGTAGCACTTTTGGGGAAATCCCAAATCACTGCTGATCTCATCCCTGCAAGGGAAGGTCCCTGGCTTTGTGCAGGGGAGCcatgctgcagcctctgtgccATGCTGCCTCATTTTCTACTTAGCCCACACTGATGAGTGGAAATGATGGCTCTTGGGACATTGCCATTGGCTCCCTGCAGCCTATGACAGCTTGACTATGCCAGGCAGGCCCCTTGTAGCAGCCTGAGCCCGTTTTTGCGGCGGGGTTGTGTTATGCTTTTCATGATCTACTCTTGTGTTTCCTAGTGGTGGCTCTCACCTTTCATCTCATTACTACTCTATTAACCCTCAGCTATGCCACTGCATGGGGGCTTTCTCATGCGCTGAAGTCCCCACTGCTTACACTGAGGCAAGGGAGCTCCAGTAGTGATATCAATTAATGGGAATTCGTAGTTAGCACAACAAGAAGGTTCTTGGTGATGGCCATGTTGCTGCAGGTTTTGTGAAGGCAAGGCTTTTTAAATGAATGGTCACAGACTGCTCTCTCCATCACAGTGGGTCCTCCGGAAGTTGAAGGAAAGGTCCTGCCAGGGGTCCACTATTGTTTTACATCAACCCCACTGAGCGGGGTTTCAGGCATCTGCTGTATGGTTCTTTACGCTGGCAAGAGGTGATCAGTTTCCCCCGAATCTCTCAGCCTCTTGAGATACAAGTCAGAAGTACATTCCACAAAGCAAGAGCAAGGGCCAAGCTCGGGTCatttcagagaagaagaaacagagagaatGCAAAAGTTGAAGTGATTCCAGTTTGTGTTAGAAAGATTTTCCCATCTTAGAAATCTCTTCTGGTTAGAATGCTGTGTAATTAGTCATGCAATGCTCCTTTTGTGTTACAGCTTTTTCCATGCAGTTTTCCTTGTATGATTGCCTGCCAGGCAGTTGGGTCCAGCCCCCGGACAGATGGTGCAGGGTATGGCAGTGTTGCTTCTATAAAAGCAAGTTGCAGCATCAAACCTATAGGTGCACCATGGGAGCCAGAGACCAGGTCATCCTGCCTTGAAAGTTTTGAGCACATGTTGCTTAACAAAGTataaaatagcaaataaaaagggaaatcaGGCTTCAGAGAGTCCCAGTGCTCCATCTGCTATTCTCACAGTGAGTGGCTTTTGTA
This region includes:
- the LOC103530872 gene encoding extracellular tyrosine-protein kinase PKDCC, producing the protein MAAVAAVAAGRWRRGARLSAAAALALLSLALVTLTAGRGGGGEGRPASPPPLPSGLREELRQRRRDLQRLAAAGGGEEAAGGLGCGDLSLASGVSVLGWGFTKVVARAALAGGGAVALKSVHGAGREVRQCVQRYGAPAGCRRLAAYKLLKEVTLLRRLQHPGIVQLHGQCYDNSGDSELRVTAMLELGSPLEMIQLLQTPWEERFKICLSLVKLLFYLAHSPLGSIVLLDFQPRQFVMVDGNLKVTDMDDASTEELSCKEDNDCTLEFPTKSFPLKCSAVGKCEGINEKKNLFNAYRYFFTYLLPHSAPPALRPFLSDILNATGDLRYGINETLRAFEKVLHLYKSGLYLQKRPLLLKDYISLKGFRTVEGEDYKCWPSYSHLGCLLSIHGAEEAAAICSSQSQCQSFIVTQQRTWTGRPLASFQSSPTDLVPDANAVVYIKRSASLGERLLRQ